A region from the Vibrio chagasii genome encodes:
- a CDS encoding DNA topoisomerase produces MYVVIAEKSSQAESIAQALNLTKQGGVYQGVYQGAHTVLWAASGHLVKLSPPENQICNFSWDDPKTHEKIPRSVPFVACPDLPATDYAPPRKPSERINLLKKYIDDAEIVIGATDPDREGELIYRSILEFIGYQGKLERVWLSRGLTSEAIVQAFQEKKCASNYNGEYYSGLARTMGDYGSMVLTSTYTYYARRGALGRHLGTGSYKESTTSVGRVQTTCVAIVNSRYIERQTFTPTTHYKPVVNLLAQSSLSFQAKYSPQIPDDLYGTPIEGVKWDERNFASMIDASMTDEEIDTLSKSHKPTPLFTSEEKMQSFIHRIQSSSIVDIDVKESYTQSSPPKPLSMTKLQSLISSASAIEVLAAGQRLYEKGYTSYPRTEESELSEDLYNQHSLSTLCSELSTWQQFGQMALAVKSIHTNNNENHPSFKPKFYTSSKKAHDALHPVVVPKPGTLSGLELEVFEKITTHYLQAHLPPSKYFVQEGYLALNARGLFDEPVSTFKLKKSTCVELGWEYFNGKSITDDVVELSGPELKNLISVTDVHLKESVTKKPPLYTEASLLFAMYHAAKFETDPELRNSLRESKGIGTPATRPSQIATILLRGYILKQGGNLDISQKGIELCRAVPEAYRSPGTTAKWEMKLKDIASAAPELTKSLSISFIDQQLESTEKLIKYLNENLLANTPKNSVNPNMPLSQKTKEMLLKRQRGLGIQIPRQALVSEVNGRKWLDSNPWIITKAMVRKIHQIVTLLNIEAPVLKPTDFGKAIEFINLHGSKVPSTPAPGSIKYAKQLANETGLSIPTHALTDARRLSEFITAAKKHQPVPKSTIKSIQKLALELKVNVGLSNIKTKAEADTTLLRLKKLKQQKN; encoded by the coding sequence ATGTACGTAGTTATTGCAGAAAAAAGCTCACAAGCAGAATCTATTGCTCAAGCTCTAAACCTAACCAAACAAGGTGGTGTTTACCAGGGAGTATACCAAGGCGCTCATACAGTCCTTTGGGCTGCTTCTGGCCACCTAGTTAAGCTTTCTCCCCCAGAAAATCAAATCTGTAATTTCAGCTGGGATGATCCTAAAACGCATGAAAAAATCCCTCGTTCAGTACCATTTGTAGCCTGCCCTGACTTACCTGCCACTGACTATGCACCACCTCGTAAACCATCTGAAAGAATTAACTTGCTCAAGAAGTATATTGACGATGCGGAGATTGTAATCGGCGCTACCGATCCAGACAGAGAAGGTGAATTGATTTACCGATCAATACTTGAGTTCATTGGATACCAAGGAAAGCTCGAGAGGGTTTGGCTTTCAAGAGGTTTAACAAGCGAAGCTATCGTTCAAGCGTTTCAAGAGAAAAAATGTGCCAGCAATTATAATGGTGAGTATTATTCTGGTTTGGCCCGCACAATGGGTGACTATGGTTCAATGGTGTTAACCTCCACATATACCTATTACGCAAGAAGAGGCGCATTGGGACGCCATTTAGGCACAGGAAGTTACAAGGAGTCGACAACATCTGTAGGTCGAGTACAAACAACGTGTGTTGCTATTGTGAATAGCAGATATATTGAGAGGCAAACATTCACACCGACTACGCACTATAAACCTGTAGTCAATCTACTGGCTCAATCATCTTTGTCATTTCAAGCTAAATATTCGCCTCAAATACCTGATGACCTTTATGGTACTCCCATTGAAGGAGTCAAATGGGATGAGCGTAACTTTGCCAGTATGATCGATGCTTCAATGACTGATGAAGAAATTGATACTCTAAGTAAAAGCCATAAACCTACACCTTTATTCACTTCAGAAGAAAAGATGCAAAGCTTCATTCATCGGATTCAGTCATCATCTATCGTGGATATTGATGTTAAAGAATCTTACACGCAAAGTTCTCCTCCAAAACCTCTGTCTATGACTAAATTGCAAAGCCTTATAAGCAGTGCCAGTGCAATTGAAGTGTTGGCGGCTGGTCAACGACTGTATGAAAAGGGTTACACCTCATATCCAAGAACAGAAGAGTCAGAACTAAGCGAAGATCTATACAACCAACATTCGCTTTCGACGCTTTGTTCAGAGCTATCAACGTGGCAACAATTTGGACAGATGGCATTGGCTGTAAAATCGATACACACGAACAATAATGAAAATCACCCTTCATTTAAGCCTAAGTTTTATACATCATCAAAAAAAGCTCACGATGCCCTTCACCCAGTGGTAGTTCCAAAGCCTGGCACTCTATCGGGACTTGAACTCGAAGTATTTGAAAAAATAACTACACATTATCTACAAGCCCATCTGCCTCCCTCAAAGTATTTCGTCCAAGAAGGTTATCTAGCTTTAAATGCTCGTGGACTATTCGATGAACCGGTATCAACATTTAAGCTGAAAAAAAGTACATGCGTAGAGCTAGGTTGGGAGTATTTTAATGGGAAAAGTATAACTGACGATGTTGTTGAACTTTCTGGTCCGGAGCTCAAGAACCTAATATCAGTAACTGACGTTCATCTAAAGGAATCAGTCACTAAAAAGCCCCCTTTGTACACTGAAGCTAGCCTTTTATTTGCGATGTATCATGCAGCTAAATTTGAAACAGATCCCGAACTACGAAACTCTCTTAGAGAGTCAAAAGGAATCGGCACTCCAGCAACTAGGCCCTCTCAAATCGCTACAATTTTACTTCGTGGTTACATTCTAAAACAGGGGGGTAATTTAGATATTTCACAAAAAGGTATAGAACTATGTAGGGCTGTACCAGAAGCCTACAGAAGCCCAGGAACTACAGCAAAATGGGAAATGAAGCTAAAAGATATAGCTAGTGCTGCCCCAGAGTTAACTAAATCGTTATCCATTTCATTTATTGATCAACAATTGGAATCCACTGAAAAACTAATAAAGTACTTAAATGAAAATCTATTAGCCAACACTCCAAAAAACAGCGTTAACCCAAATATGCCGCTGAGCCAAAAAACAAAAGAAATGCTTCTTAAAAGGCAAAGAGGTCTCGGTATTCAAATTCCAAGGCAAGCTTTAGTGTCAGAAGTTAATGGCAGGAAGTGGCTAGATAGCAACCCATGGATCATAACTAAAGCTATGGTTCGTAAGATTCACCAAATCGTTACTCTACTTAATATTGAAGCACCAGTTTTAAAACCTACAGATTTTGGTAAAGCCATTGAATTTATAAACTTACATGGTTCAAAAGTGCCATCTACACCCGCACCAGGATCCATAAAATATGCTAAGCAGCTTGCTAATGAAACCGGTC
- a CDS encoding transglycosylase SLT domain-containing protein, which produces MFEFLDVTALDALNEMVEPERSYYEHVIINGDTGLYKAMPWDSKRQILLNHKGEIEECTLIASHLNNIDPKTLRTVMRSENGWPGAQQEANNNSSDLGIAQVNPKVWDEEFRKVGVQLNWDDVRDDVCANLFVAGVILSRRLAQTDNVIEGIANYHRYATKDNKTFHYQYRFKAFGHYQNIEKEYGQWLKSQILTIR; this is translated from the coding sequence ATGTTCGAATTTTTAGACGTTACAGCGCTAGATGCACTCAATGAAATGGTAGAGCCTGAGCGTTCTTATTACGAACACGTGATTATAAATGGTGATACTGGCTTGTATAAAGCTATGCCTTGGGATAGCAAGCGACAGATCTTGTTAAACCATAAAGGCGAAATTGAAGAGTGTACTCTGATAGCAAGCCACTTAAATAACATAGATCCAAAGACATTACGCACCGTAATGCGCTCAGAAAATGGCTGGCCTGGTGCCCAGCAAGAGGCAAACAATAACTCTAGTGATCTGGGTATTGCTCAGGTCAATCCGAAAGTTTGGGATGAAGAGTTCAGGAAAGTCGGAGTTCAGTTGAATTGGGATGATGTGAGGGATGACGTATGCGCAAACCTATTTGTTGCGGGGGTTATCTTATCAAGGAGGCTCGCTCAAACAGATAATGTGATTGAAGGTATAGCTAATTACCATCGATACGCGACAAAAGACAACAAGACATTTCATTACCAATACCGCTTCAAAGCCTTTGGTCATTACCAAAACATTGAAAAAGAATATGGGCAATGGCTCAAATCTCAAATATTAACAATTAGGTAA
- a CDS encoding ATP-dependent helicase yields MKLTQSQRQAVHSNGVPTMINAGAGSGKTRVIVEKAGNLIDGGMPPERLCAITFTKKAAAEMLERLYQRVGIQAYKSVICNWHSFALNQVLKPAMTKKHPYFVKSGYTSNDLVILDESESFTLINEAANKVLSKSDLEYLKENGGVQNVQRVISFALAFGRGPKAEYHHQMDAWKGKEVAQVERDIFQFSILIWQAYYKRLVELNAVDYDHILIHAVKILSIDAKFRSWIQHHFLAVLADEHQDANPIQGLLLKLIVGDGKNLTMVGDEKQSIYGFRAADVGQLLNACTDYEGMNIIHMAENFRSSSEIVSVANAISTLMDKSQKVTDGQMIAKSGVSGTKPFARRFTNDNSEAEYTAKEINSLIQSGEYIGRDIAILYRAKNIKHSIEEHLLKLGVDYQVIGDKDFFDAKEVKDWMAFLRFCANEKDVMAASRVIDGSYIKSRGVTMRQKLIDTGMSPIDYCKFMTTQGTAKSEAKKQGFKDLIEFHETIKEVLSESGSIDDIDKLRNYELSNEELQELWAEILVGIENALLTIWQALFKPKCIAEAKKKYKTDTETAEVLSEVTTRENNVKTLNARLFKYTEQHGHLLDCIKELNLLVDSGDHQANSVQLMTEHSSKGLEFKRVYVIGCEDEAHFKGTEQDDVHEELRLFFVAATRAESDLIFSCASKRLVFGNTVPRQPLRFLVSIPPELLNWQDFSQSYGVNRNSYQSAADRGQFNGSNPIDRLREGYYVEPDLSVVTTAKRIEGFKI; encoded by the coding sequence ATGAAATTGACGCAAAGCCAAAGACAGGCTGTACACAGTAATGGTGTGCCAACAATGATTAACGCAGGTGCAGGCAGCGGTAAAACACGTGTGATTGTTGAAAAGGCAGGTAACCTGATTGATGGTGGCATGCCACCTGAGAGGCTTTGTGCTATTACATTTACAAAAAAAGCAGCCGCGGAAATGCTTGAAAGATTGTACCAAAGGGTAGGAATTCAAGCATATAAGTCAGTTATTTGTAACTGGCATTCTTTTGCTCTTAATCAAGTGCTTAAACCTGCAATGACAAAGAAACACCCGTATTTTGTGAAGTCTGGGTATACATCAAACGATCTGGTAATTCTTGATGAATCTGAATCGTTCACACTAATCAACGAAGCTGCTAACAAAGTCTTGTCAAAATCAGATCTAGAGTACCTAAAAGAAAATGGTGGTGTGCAGAACGTTCAAAGAGTGATCAGCTTTGCTCTTGCATTTGGTCGAGGGCCAAAGGCTGAATACCATCATCAGATGGATGCTTGGAAAGGTAAGGAGGTAGCTCAGGTTGAAAGAGATATCTTTCAATTTAGCATACTTATTTGGCAGGCATACTATAAAAGGTTAGTAGAGCTGAACGCTGTAGATTACGACCACATCTTGATACATGCCGTTAAGATATTATCAATTGATGCCAAGTTTAGAAGCTGGATACAACATCATTTTTTAGCTGTGCTCGCAGATGAGCATCAAGACGCAAACCCGATTCAAGGGCTTTTACTAAAACTTATTGTTGGTGATGGTAAAAACTTAACAATGGTTGGCGATGAAAAACAGTCTATTTACGGTTTTCGTGCTGCTGATGTTGGGCAGCTGCTGAATGCATGTACTGATTACGAAGGTATGAATATCATACATATGGCTGAAAATTTCCGATCTTCATCTGAAATTGTATCGGTTGCAAACGCAATCTCTACTTTGATGGATAAGTCTCAGAAAGTGACCGATGGTCAAATGATTGCTAAATCTGGAGTAAGTGGAACAAAACCATTTGCTAGGCGATTTACCAATGACAATTCCGAAGCAGAGTATACCGCTAAAGAGATAAACTCATTGATTCAGAGTGGTGAGTATATTGGCCGAGATATCGCCATTTTATATAGGGCGAAGAATATAAAGCACTCGATTGAAGAGCATTTATTGAAACTCGGAGTTGATTACCAAGTTATAGGTGATAAAGATTTTTTTGACGCCAAAGAAGTTAAGGATTGGATGGCTTTTTTAAGGTTTTGTGCAAATGAAAAAGACGTAATGGCAGCATCAAGGGTAATCGATGGCTCTTACATTAAAAGCCGAGGTGTCACCATGAGGCAAAAGCTAATTGATACCGGTATGTCTCCAATTGATTATTGCAAGTTCATGACAACTCAAGGCACCGCAAAATCTGAAGCAAAGAAACAAGGCTTTAAAGATTTAATTGAGTTCCATGAGACAATTAAAGAAGTGTTATCAGAGAGCGGCTCTATCGATGATATTGATAAGCTTAGAAACTATGAACTCTCAAATGAGGAACTTCAAGAGTTATGGGCTGAGATATTGGTGGGAATTGAAAACGCGCTATTGACTATATGGCAAGCGTTATTCAAGCCTAAATGCATCGCTGAAGCTAAGAAAAAATATAAAACGGACACTGAGACAGCCGAGGTACTAAGCGAAGTTACAACACGCGAAAATAACGTGAAAACATTAAATGCTAGGCTGTTCAAGTATACCGAGCAGCACGGCCACTTATTAGATTGCATTAAAGAATTAAATCTCCTTGTTGATTCTGGAGATCACCAAGCAAATTCGGTTCAGTTAATGACCGAGCATTCAAGTAAAGGGCTAGAGTTCAAACGCGTATATGTCATAGGCTGCGAGGATGAAGCTCACTTTAAAGGCACTGAACAAGATGATGTACACGAAGAGTTAAGGTTATTTTTTGTTGCCGCAACTAGGGCGGAATCTGACTTGATATTTAGCTGTGCATCAAAACGATTAGTTTTCGGAAATACAGTACCTCGCCAACCTCTAAGGTTCTTAGTATCAATACCACCAGAGCTATTAAATTGGCAAGATTTTTCACAGTCTTATGGGGTAAACAGAAACTCTTACCAAAGTGCAGCGGATAGAGGCCAGTTTAATGGGAGTAACCCCATCGATCGCCTTAGAGAAGGCTATTATGTAGAGCCTGATCTATCAGTGGTGACAACGGCCAAGCGAATTGAGGGGTTTAAAATTTAA
- a CDS encoding TfoX/Sxy family DNA transformation protein, with protein sequence MKGIHSLLNIMTGPAALRLKQLHSNKAKEPTHIEANSAKKQHYEDLLRKVKHLQSQQVFGKSNYVFKGILVASQYSHDLTVYVPNQIHDELKALLDQFTFTPRKTRLQRDRTSRLMPNALRYCVNGADHITVLEIVNRILSYLATIDFDSIDSKPIDFLPNFNSKHVGILKDLNINTDRELEELGPYRAFFKMKQKNQKLTYSVLYRIYGALNSRFYLDLSQIEKTMLVDNYLEFEDHLNSEV encoded by the coding sequence ATGAAAGGTATACATTCTTTATTAAATATTATGACGGGACCAGCTGCATTGCGATTAAAGCAATTACATTCCAATAAAGCTAAAGAACCTACTCATATCGAGGCAAACAGCGCTAAGAAACAGCACTACGAGGACCTTTTGCGTAAAGTAAAACACTTACAAAGTCAGCAGGTATTTGGAAAGAGTAATTATGTATTCAAGGGGATTTTGGTGGCGTCTCAATATTCGCATGATCTTACGGTTTACGTGCCTAATCAGATACACGATGAACTAAAAGCGTTATTAGATCAATTTACATTCACACCGCGAAAAACAAGGCTTCAACGTGACAGAACATCTCGCTTAATGCCTAATGCTCTAAGGTATTGTGTAAATGGTGCCGATCACATTACCGTGTTAGAAATCGTAAATAGGATACTGAGTTATTTGGCTACTATTGACTTTGACAGCATCGACTCTAAGCCTATCGATTTCCTACCTAACTTTAATAGCAAACATGTTGGAATCCTCAAAGACCTTAACATCAATACAGACAGAGAACTTGAAGAATTAGGACCATACAGAGCATTTTTTAAAATGAAGCAGAAGAACCAGAAGCTAACCTACTCCGTTCTTTACAGAATATATGGGGCTCTGAATAGTCGTTTCTACTTAGATCTGAGTCAAATTGAAAAAACCATGTTGGTTGACAATTATCTTGAATTTGAAGATCACCTCAACTCAGAAGTCTAA
- a CDS encoding DotI/IcmL/TraM family protein produces MIKDVLKLAKMDWPYWVAITLSIFFLFKIDAFRHDLLGNPERAFVYVNNDGSYTKAYVSQNPRYTDLKVIRFLRRMASSCYSIDYDTAESIQNGIAVNDYGDCVYKHFAPIAAYSLFQVYPTDSLLDAIISSEGRADTVVPYNPIVIQRNKPEDPLLWVVEVPMMVTVQTLSGDETTSFIAYYTVIPDERANNPSSLLIENVVFK; encoded by the coding sequence ATGATCAAGGATGTCTTAAAATTGGCTAAGATGGACTGGCCATACTGGGTTGCCATCACCCTTTCAATATTTTTCTTATTCAAGATAGATGCATTTAGGCATGACCTTCTTGGAAACCCTGAAAGGGCATTTGTGTATGTAAATAATGATGGTTCATACACCAAAGCATATGTCTCACAGAACCCAAGATATACGGACTTGAAGGTTATTCGTTTTCTTAGGCGAATGGCCAGTTCATGTTATTCAATTGACTATGATACAGCTGAATCAATACAAAACGGCATAGCAGTAAACGATTATGGTGACTGTGTGTACAAGCATTTTGCCCCTATTGCGGCCTACTCCCTGTTTCAAGTTTATCCAACTGACAGCCTACTTGATGCAATAATTAGCTCCGAAGGTCGAGCTGATACCGTAGTCCCTTACAACCCAATAGTCATACAAAGGAATAAACCTGAAGACCCGTTATTGTGGGTAGTTGAAGTTCCAATGATGGTGACGGTTCAAACCCTGTCCGGCGACGAAACAACCTCCTTTATTGCGTATTACACAGTCATACCGGATGAAAGAGCTAATAACCCTAGTAGCCTACTTATTGAAAATGTGGTGTTCAAATGA
- a CDS encoding DotI/IcmL/TraM family protein, which yields MFRASVVQNNKTLLLSFLFILTLFYLLEGLLNNLSTNKSGLYQIPTYEDNGIVRIVPQVPLNEKLFEDAEIKDFVTEAMHNTLSMSFDNYKHSMTTSAVQFFTTTGWESFSKGIENSGLYSEIFTNSEILEFYPTRAPFLEYSDKVDGYIRGEFVKGAYWVWRVKVKGQIIRKSLQTEDKAESEAERRRNQRRKVATIEFDLDLQRVPKGKGASAVKIIDSTNWLVGYE from the coding sequence ATGTTCAGAGCTTCAGTCGTTCAAAACAACAAAACCCTCCTTCTCAGTTTTTTATTCATACTGACATTGTTCTATTTACTTGAAGGCTTGCTAAACAACCTTTCAACTAATAAATCTGGCCTATATCAAATTCCGACATATGAAGACAACGGCATTGTTCGTATCGTTCCGCAAGTCCCGTTGAATGAGAAGTTATTTGAAGATGCAGAGATTAAAGACTTTGTTACTGAAGCGATGCACAACACACTTTCGATGTCTTTCGATAACTATAAACACAGTATGACGACTTCTGCGGTGCAATTTTTCACCACCACAGGCTGGGAATCTTTTTCGAAAGGCATTGAGAACTCAGGGCTTTACAGCGAAATTTTTACTAACAGCGAAATACTAGAATTCTACCCAACAAGAGCTCCATTTCTGGAATATAGCGATAAAGTCGATGGCTATATTAGAGGTGAGTTTGTTAAAGGGGCGTACTGGGTTTGGCGGGTAAAAGTAAAGGGCCAGATAATAAGAAAATCACTTCAGACTGAAGATAAAGCCGAATCTGAAGCAGAGAGACGTAGAAACCAAAGAAGAAAGGTAGCAACAATTGAATTTGACCTCGACTTACAAAGGGTTCCAAAAGGAAAAGGTGCTAGTGCTGTAAAAATAATCGATTCAACTAATTGGTTGGTAGGTTACGAATGA
- a CDS encoding secretion/conjugation apparatus DotM-related subunit, with protein MSKISPEKQNELNSSALLSLGIALGMFYAAYTYFFFVFGFLWRALKIAQMFVFYLFEILAVTLVGAFTNFHGWGFKEGVLQLLEVHYSQLTPEYIYAFDHLFGNMLKWPFAAFLIYIGIKEYKIRTEARRNYSVEKMIRSASKVHPHLRRLVPPNPFDKLLGFTLGWLVPSFKERLSGENPCDFSHDFDFKDRSSYNNRYAMGVSPTELLTANPPLGVTEDEIKRDIEMQKSTGFVTNFRPICHFFYAENEKDSTIDFCFRTATISMERLLLNPISEKIDNMDQVARLFDKNGKLLPLEYLDSNGEPTDKLKKGGAICGGFRPTTLLNEGNPYRGTIEDTYLLFDKNEQRILTQLEEKMKGKTTRSFDEILFAVVTKRHAYSTTVIWALMMLFKDVSRIAGTEFSWVMRHNRNLGMVMQSIGRETPFLEASSTRSHFLMEYKAGFGMTVPAVLGAVKDLHVNAKRILAAGKISEDLLNMDEDEFSKIFNLNPNEAQEKKESEAIKILKSMGVDVDKGEAYKDPYADVPELIKQYKESK; from the coding sequence ATGAGTAAGATTTCACCAGAAAAACAAAATGAATTGAATTCTAGTGCCTTGTTATCTTTAGGCATTGCACTAGGTATGTTCTATGCGGCATACACCTACTTTTTCTTTGTATTTGGCTTTCTATGGAGAGCTTTGAAAATAGCTCAAATGTTCGTTTTCTATTTGTTCGAGATATTGGCAGTTACATTGGTAGGAGCCTTCACCAACTTTCATGGCTGGGGTTTTAAGGAAGGTGTCTTGCAGTTACTAGAGGTGCATTACTCACAATTAACCCCAGAGTACATTTATGCTTTTGACCATTTATTCGGCAACATGTTGAAATGGCCATTCGCAGCCTTTCTGATTTATATAGGTATTAAAGAGTACAAAATCAGAACAGAGGCGCGTAGAAACTATTCTGTCGAGAAGATGATAAGGTCAGCTTCTAAGGTTCACCCACATTTAAGACGCTTAGTTCCGCCCAACCCGTTTGATAAGTTGCTCGGTTTTACTCTTGGTTGGTTAGTACCTTCTTTCAAGGAGAGATTGTCAGGTGAAAATCCGTGTGATTTTTCACATGACTTTGATTTTAAGGATCGTTCTAGTTACAACAATAGGTATGCCATGGGTGTTTCACCCACAGAGCTTCTTACCGCCAACCCTCCGCTTGGAGTGACAGAGGATGAAATTAAGCGTGATATAGAAATGCAAAAGTCTACTGGGTTTGTCACAAACTTTAGACCAATTTGCCACTTCTTTTATGCTGAAAATGAGAAAGATTCGACTATCGATTTCTGCTTTAGAACAGCGACTATTTCCATGGAAAGGCTGCTTCTGAATCCAATATCAGAGAAGATTGATAATATGGATCAAGTGGCTCGCCTGTTTGACAAGAACGGAAAACTACTACCACTGGAGTATCTTGACTCAAACGGGGAGCCCACGGATAAACTAAAAAAAGGAGGTGCCATTTGTGGTGGATTTCGTCCAACTACTTTGCTGAATGAAGGGAATCCGTACAGAGGAACTATCGAAGATACTTATCTTCTTTTTGATAAAAACGAACAAAGAATCCTTACACAACTCGAAGAAAAAATGAAAGGGAAAACGACAAGGTCATTTGATGAAATCTTGTTCGCGGTTGTTACAAAGAGGCATGCATATTCAACAACAGTTATTTGGGCGTTGATGATGCTGTTTAAAGATGTAAGTAGAATAGCAGGTACCGAATTTTCTTGGGTTATGAGACATAACAGGAATTTAGGTATGGTAATGCAATCGATAGGCCGAGAAACTCCTTTTCTTGAAGCTTCATCTACTAGGTCGCATTTTCTAATGGAATATAAGGCGGGGTTTGGTATGACTGTCCCTGCTGTATTAGGGGCAGTAAAAGATTTACATGTAAATGCAAAGAGGATATTGGCGGCAGGTAAAATATCAGAAGACTTATTGAACATGGATGAAGACGAATTCTCAAAAATATTTAATTTGAATCCAAATGAAGCGCAAGAGAAGAAAGAATCTGAAGCCATTAAAATCCTGAAAAGTATGGGGGTAGATGTCGATAAAGGGGAGGCATACAAGGACCCGTATGCTGATGTTCCTGAGCTGATCAAGCAGTATAAGGAAAGCAAATAA